In the genome of Cytophagia bacterium CHB2, the window TTGCCCGTGCATCGGAAACAGCGTGCGATCATAAGTGTGCGACGGGCGAACAATCGTGATCGGAAAATTCTCTTCACGATAAGCTTTGATTAAACGATCTTCACAAGCAATCTTTGCACGCGAATATGCCCAAAAAGGATTTCGGAGCGGGGTGGATTCCGTAACCGGCAGGGAGGCGGGTGGGGTTTGATAAACCGAGGCCGAGCTGATGAACACATATTGCGAGGTGCGTCCGCGAAACAACTCCAAATCCACTTCAATGTGATCCGGTGTAAAGGCAATCCACTCAACGACGGCATCAAACATCCTGCTGCCGAGGGCTTTTTGAACTGCATCTTTGTTGCGAATATCGCCGCGCAGAATTTCAACACCGGGCGGAACGCTGCGCCGGCTCTGGCCGCGATTCAGCAAACAAAGTTGCATACCGCGCTCAACGGCACGTTGCACGCACGCCGAGCTGATCGTACCGGTGCCGCCGATGAATAAAACGTTCAGGCTCATCGTTTCTCATTCATTATTGAGGGAATTCTCCCAAAACACAAGATTGCCCTGCCACAGCATTACCTGAGGCGGCTTAAGCCTTCCGGGGTACAGCTTCAGGCTCATCTTCCAGCTTGTCATACCAATTCTTCTTCAAAATAAAACTGGTGATGGCGAT includes:
- a CDS encoding NAD-dependent epimerase/dehydratase family protein, whose product is MSLNVLFIGGTGTISSACVQRAVERGMQLCLLNRGQSRRSVPPGVEILRGDIRNKDAVQKALGSRMFDAVVEWIAFTPDHIEVDLELFRGRTSQYVFISSASVYQTPPASLPVTESTPLRNPFWAYSRAKIACEDRLIKAYREENFPITIVRPSHTYDRTLFPMHGQ